A genomic stretch from Plasmodium brasilianum strain Bolivian I chromosome 9, whole genome shotgun sequence includes:
- a CDS encoding DDRGK domain-containing protein — protein MNKSSTFFDFFKIELSLNASITFVLINVLLVFLSTYFIRNVRRVGKENSFPNSGKENEREEHFNIEQISLNSKEYLESFNDSEDEIYSRSEINNSDQVSKKEKKKIYTYLKLNEGLEYIKGELLIIDRELHKILNKEESSKIEDDINVLSAKSTSCKCDKGENKPNDKVLRKSANISNEICTTEEDLLTSGIKSSAYVLKNEMVKKKNSTNYFSNDKMISSSPTDSPKCKELTSLGDVSNFNNETREIFENKKKKKKKKKKKMKMEKMKMEKMKMEKMKMEKMKMEMVTHTKTISEMKKHSKIKKTIINESDDSREIVLKVSVNMYDSLTLSCHSERNEENNIYSADFTEREENASNNKYNMNTACLEDKEVKTNTSYFNCSWMNDRLKDVMEGTVTPVNRSEENCAENGNASMENDHNVNKDSSNKSGKNYISSRSGNNDSISISGNNGSSSRSGNNDSSSRSGNNDSSSRSGNNDRSSRSGNNDSSSKSSGKNGSSGNGRSTNFSIVSLVQNLFYGYRKSVQKNEGQIDKLEKNIAVNNLNNAHKDYIDEIINDIKKYEEKDSYSLSKEKNISDDRENENSKNYYSDKFYDEEKTNINSFSLKRKEKTSDHIQDTTSQKRNSIDKSVHVNEMRNSKEEAVVSASFEGGEVAAGKSARYESTQCASVRGENARDEGATNENARRKSTRDESIGREDSRSQSTGCVSETGEGFRLDSTRDERTRSVNARDEVALCESAGDEIARRVSAKDESEESESARYESASRKNARDESSRDESTRSDSSRRKSEGGEGARRVSAIDKDTRRVSAIDEDTRRESTVDEDTRRVNAIDEGSRRVSAIDEGSRRVSAINEGSRRVSAIDEGSRRVSAIDEGSRRVSAIDKDTRRVSAIDEDTRRESTIDEDTRRVNAIDEGSRRVSAIDEGSRRVSAINENNKRVSAIDENNKRVSAIDEDTRRVSAIDEGSRRVNATDEDTRRVSVIDENNRRVSVIDENNRRVSAIDEDTQRVSAIDENNRRVNAIDEDTRRVSAIDEDTRRVSAIDEGSRRVSAINENNKRVSAIDENNKRVSAIDENNKRVSAIDENNKRVSAIDENNKRVSAIDENNRRISTIDEGTRRVSAIDEDTRRVSVIDENNRRVSAIDEDTQRVSAIDENNRRVNAIDENNRRISTIDEGSRRVNATDEDTRRVSVIDENNRRVSAIDENTRRVSAIDEGSRRVSAINENNRRISTIDEGTRRVSAIDEDTRRVSAIDEGSRRVSAIDEDTRSVSAINEGSRRVSAINEGIRRVSAIDEDTRRVSAIDEGSRRVSAIDKDTRRVSAIDEDTRRVSAIDEGSRRVSAIDEGSRRVSAIDEGSRRVSAINEGSRRVSAIDEGSRRVSVVDKDTRRVSAIDEDTRRVNAIDEGSRRVSAIDEGSRRVSAIDENNKRVSAIDENNRRVNAIDENNRRISTIDEGSRRVNATDEDTRRVSVIDENNRRVSAIDEDTRSVSAINQGSRRVSAINQGSRRVSAIDEDTRRVSAIDEGSRRVSAIDKDTRRVSAIDENNRRVNAIDENNRRISTIDEDTRRVSAIDEDTRRVSAIDEDTRRVSAIDEGSRRVSAINENNKRVSAIDENNKRVSAIDENNKRVSAIDANNKRVSAIDEGSRRVSAIDEDTQRVSAIDESVRRESTSDERSRDESTRPESIGGEGSRPESARSEGARRENEREESAIRVNARDESTRRKITRDKGFTCESQRGEGTRSESVGDEGSRSESAGRESTRGESIRGESVRGESVRDESVRDESVRVESVRVESVRGESTLRISLRDESARRGSANKENTVSKGEKHIYVCDSNKRKSKNDAHDSMYKGETRSNNSNYDTNEMEKKGKVLDTRQALEPNRMHESHKIVVLNERVNQVRNRKESAQNYADEISIEMVDVHTEDGIRAIRTGSNKKCYEINEQKRNNKRTEDITHIKRDYVKEVDTYSKQSSSNHIIDADKRKSKGNKINNVNRKEIESNKTKDVYEIDTLRRGERDYEKEKDTYSKQKSSDHITDTYERKSKNNNKYDTYRKIIENKEIDVINSINGVNDVNDVVEPNESTKDNMKREGTNNQLDKHDHTIDADKRRSKNGNTYEVPSKYIKYENDIDMNDVDKSSKSKPDYEEAEDNNSQGRRCSLIVDVNKREGEEVETYTENTSSSTYIISENNEGQNEEDKYNKIDKAKEDKKKEMDEFTLRTHDYVTANDIPYINNSKYVISTNTSNDSIKDNSRNDSKKKSSGSNKNLKHIKKLREFFISIDEKSDVLRNTIHDSEDSTKKSSAHKEVREEANGVVGDETSGVVGEETSGVVGEEASGVVGEETSGVVGEETSGVVGEEASGVVGEETSGVVGEETSGVVGEETSGVVGEEASEVIGEEASRVVNEAVNETSNQMTVGISNEDAREQFKNYEFKNLKGRYKFETSMNECEVKKLQQNVKEELKDLFEKNIKKNSLKEKFENYVNVQVNNGDSENPFDKARYRRDNIKDSLMRNLEMRSNEGRAGHQTNESEEGENEDIMMKEQMFEYTRHRTNADVLSYSTEMSNREIRKLKKWKSHMISKKQEDDWLSSDVLMSCFLNFIKLKKYVNITELSVKFQTTTEDIQKKLEELEEQDMINGVLDENGNYIYLSQEEINKLCFEIQSNGKVNTREDFVKICNKVISLSVNDKDVEKLKEEEEKIIKAKTEIF, from the exons atgaataagtCATCAactttttttgatttttttaaaatagagCTTTCTCTTAATGCAAGTATTACGTTTGTACTTATAAACGTCTTGTTGGTCTTCCTTTCCACCTACTTCATTAG GAATGTAAGAAGAGTAGGAAAGGAAAACTCCTTTCCAAACAGTGGAAAAGAGAATGAAAGAGAAGAGCATTTTAACATTGAACAAATATCTTTAAATAGCAAGGAATATTTAGAAAGTTTTAATGATTCGGAAGATGAGATTTACAGTAGGagtgaaataaataattctgaCCAAGTcagcaaaaaagaaaaaaaaaaaatatatacttacttaaaattaaatgaaggGTTGGAATATATTAAAGGGGAATTACTAATAATAGACAGagaattacataaaattttaaacaaaGAAGAGAGTAGTAAAATTGAGGACGATATAAATGTGCTTAGTGCAAAGTCTACCAGTTGTAAATGCGATAAAGGAGAAAACAAGCCTAATGATAAAGTTTTAAGAAAGTCAGCAAATATTAGTAATGAAATATGTACTACTGAGGAAGATTTGTTAACAAGCGGAATTAAAAGTTCAGCATATGTACTTAAGAAtgaaatggtaaaaaaaaaaaattctacgAATTACTTCTCTAATGATAAGATGATATCAAGCAGTCCAACGGACAGTCCTAAATGCAAAGAGCTTACCAGTCTAGGTGATGTTTCGAACTTTAATAACGAAACGAGggaaatatttgaaaataagaagaagaagaagaagaagaagaagaagaaaatgaagatGGAGAAAATGAAGATGGAGAAAATGAAGATGGAGAAAATGAAGATGGAGAAAATGAAGATGGAGATGGTAACACATACAAAAACAATTTCAGAGATGAAGAAGCatagcaaaataaagaaaacaataataaacgAATCAGATGATAGTAGAGAAATAGTTCTTAAGGTTAGCGTTAATATGTACGATAGTTTAACCCTTAGTTGTCACAGCGAAAGGAATGaagaaaacaatatatacTCTGCAGATTTTACTGAACGAGAAGAAAATGCAagcaataataaatataatatgaatactGCTTGCCTCGAAGATAAGGaagtaaaaacaaatacaaGCTATTTTAATTGCTCCTGGATGAATGATCGACTAAAGGATGTAATGGAAGGCACCGTAACACCAGTGAACCGTTCAGAAGAAAATTGTGCAGAAAATGGAAATGCATCAATGGAGAATGACCATAATGTTAACAAAGATAGTAGCAATAAAAGCGGAAAAAACTATATCAGCAGTAGAAGCGGCAATAACGATAGCATCAGTATAAGCGGCAATAACGGTAGCAGCAGTAGAAGCGGCAATAATGATAGCAGCAGTAGAAGCGGCAATAATGATAGCAGCAGTAGAAGCGGCAATAACGATAGAAGCAGTAGAAGCGGCAATAACGATAGCAGCAGTAAAAGCAGCGGCAAAAATGGTAGCAGTGGTAACGGTAGAAGCACTAATTTCTCTATTGTGAGCCTAGTGCAAAACCTGTTTTATGGTTACAGAAAGAGCGTTCAGAAAAATGAAGGGCAAATAGACAAATTAGAGAAAAACATTGCAGttaataatttgaataatGCCCACAAGGATTATATagatgaaataataaatgatataaaaaaatacgaagAAAAGGATTCTTATTCTTTATCAAAAGAGAAGAATATCTCAGATGATAGGGAAAATGAAAActctaaaaattattattctgataaattttatgatgaagaaaaaacaaatataaactCGTTTTCACttaaaagaaaggaaaaaacaagtGATCATATTCAGGATACGACTAGCCAAAAGAGAAATTCTATTGACAAATCTGTTCATGTAAATGAGATGAGAAACAGTAAGGAAGAAGCAGTTGTCAGTGCCTCTTTCGAAGGGGGTGAAGTTGCAGCAGGTAAAAGTGCTAGATATGAAAGTACTCAATGTGCAAGTGTAAGAGGTGAAAATGCAAGAGATGAAGGTGCAACAAACGAAAATGCTAGACGTAAAAGTACAAGAGATGAAAGTATTGGAAGGGAAGATTCTCGATCTCAAAGTACTGGATGTGTAAGTGAAACAGGCGAAGGTTTTCGACTTGACAGTACAAGAGATGAAAGGACCCGAAGCGTAAATGCGAGAGATGAAGTTGCTCTATGTGAAAGTGCAGGAGATGAAATTGCTAGACGTGTAAGTGCAAAAGATGAAAGTGAAGAAAGTGAAAGTGCAAGATATGAAAGTGCAAGCCGTAAAAATGCAAGGGACGAAAGTTCAAGAGATGAAAGTACAAGAAGTGATAGTTCAAGACGTAAAAGTGAAGGAGGTGAAGGTGCTCGACGTGTAAGTGCAATAGATAAAGATACTAGACGTGTAAGTGCAATAGATGAAGATACTCGACGTGAAAGTACAGTAGATGAAGATACTCGACGTGTAAATGCAATAGATGAAGGTAGTCGACGTGTGAGTGCAATAGATGAAGGTAGTCGACGTGTAAGTGCAATAAATGAAGGTAGTCGACGTGTAAGTGCAATAGATGAAGGTAGTCGACGTGTGAGTGCAATAGATGAAGGTAGTCGACGTGTGAGTGCAATAGATAAAGATACTAGACGTGTAAGTGCAATAGATGAAGATACTCGACGTGAAAGTACAATAGATGAAGATACTCGACGTGTAAATGCAATAGATGAAGGTAGTCGACGTGTGAGTGCAATAGATGAAGGTAGTCGAAGGGTGAGTgcaataaatgaaaataataaacgtGTGAGTGCaatagatgaaaataataaacgtGTGAGTGCAATAGATGAAGATACTAGACGTGTGAGTGCAATAGATGAAGGTAGTCGACGTGTAAATGCAACAGATGAAGATACTAGACGTGTGAGTGTaatagatgaaaataatagacGGGTGAGTGTaatagatgaaaataatagacGGGTGAGTGCAATAGATGAAGATACTCAACGTGTGAGTGCaatagatgaaaataatagacGTGTAAATGCAATAGATGAAGATACTAGACGTGTAAGTGCAATAGATGAAGATACTCGGCGTGTAAGTGCAATAGATGAAGGTAGTCGAAGGGTGAGTgcaataaatgaaaataataaacgtGTGAGTGCaatagatgaaaataataaacgtGTGAGTGCaatagatgaaaataataaacgtGTGAGTGCaatagatgaaaataataaacgtGTGAGTGCaatagatgaaaataataaacgtGTGAGTGCaatagatgaaaataatagacGTATAAGTACAATAGATGAAGGTACTCGACGTGTGAGTGCAATAGATGAAGATACTAGACGTGTGAGTGTaatagatgaaaataatagacGGGTGAGTGCAATAGATGAAGATACTCAACGTGTGAGTGCaatagatgaaaataatagacGTGTAAATGCaatagatgaaaataatagacGTATAAGTACAATAGATGAAGGTAGTCGACGTGTAAATGCAACAGATGAAGATACTAGACGTGTGAGTGTaatagatgaaaataatagacGGGTGAGTGCAATAGATGAAAATACTCGGCGTGTAAGTGCAATAGATGAAGGTAGTCGAAGGGTGAGTgcaataaatgaaaataatagacGTATAAGTACAATAGATGAAGGTACTCGACGTGTGAGTGCAATAGATGAAGATACTAGACGTGTGAGTGCAATAGATGAAGGTAGTCGAAGGGTGAGTGCAATAGATGAAGATACTCGGAGTGTAAGTGCAATAAATGAAGGTAGTCGACGTGTGAGTGCAATAAATGAAGGTATTCGACGTGTGAGTGCAATAGATGAAGATACTCGGCGTGTAAGTGCAATAGATGAAGGTAGTCGAAGGGTGAGTGCAATAGATAAAGATACTAGACGTGTAAGTGCAATAGATGAAGATACTCGGCGTGTAAGTGCAATAGATGAAGGTAGTCGAAGGGTGAGTGCAATAGATGAAGGTAGTCGACGTGTAAGTGCAATAGATGAAGGTAGTCGACGTGTAAGTGCAATAAATGAAGGTAGTCGACGTGTAAGTGCAATAGATGAAGGTAGTCGAAGGGTGAGTGTAGTAGATAAAGATACTAGACGTGTAAGTGCAATAGATGAAGATACTCGACGTGTAAATGCAATAGATGAAGGTAGTCGACGTGTGAGTGCAATAGATGAAGGTAGTCGACGTGTAAGTGCaatagatgaaaataataaacgtGTGAGTGCaatagatgaaaataatagacGTGTAAATGCaatagatgaaaataatagacGTATAAGTACAATAGATGAAGGTAGTCGACGTGTAAATGCAACAGATGAAGATACTAGACGTGTGAGTGTaatagatgaaaataatagacGGGTGAGTGCAATAGATGAAGATACTCGAAGTGTAAGTGCAATAAATCAAGGTAGTCGACGTGTGAGTGCAATAAATCAAGGTAGTCGACGTGTGAGTGCAATAGATGAAGATACTAGACGTGTAAGTGCAATAGATGAAGGTAGTCGAAGGGTGAGTGCAATAGATAAAGATACTAGACGTGTAAGTGCaatagatgaaaataatagacGTGTAAATGCaatagatgaaaataatagacGTATAAGTACAATAGATGAAGATACTCGACGTGTGAGTGCAATAGATGAAGATACTAGACGTGTGAGTGCAATAGATGAAGATACTCGGCGTGTAAGTGCAATAGATGAAGGTAGTCGAAGGGTGAGTgcaataaatgaaaataataaacgtGTGAGTGCaatagatgaaaataataaacgtGTGAGTGCaatagatgaaaataataaacgtGTGAGTGCAATAGATGCAAATAATAAACGTGTGAGTGCAATAGATGAAGGTAGTCGAAGGGTGAGTGCAATAGATGAAGATACTCAACGTGTGAGTGCAATAGATGAAAGCGTTAGACGTGAAAGTACAAGCGATGAAAGATCAAGAGATGAAAGTACTAGACCTGAAAGTATAGGAGGTGAAGGTTCTAGACCCGAGAGTGCAAGAAGTGAAGGTGCTCGACGTGAAAATGAAAGAGAGGAAAGCGCTATACGTGTAAATGCAAGAGATGAAAGTACCagaagaaaaattacaaGAGATAAAGGTTTTACATGTGAAAGTCAAAGAGGAGAAGGTACAAGAAGTGAAAGCGTGGGAGATGAAGGTTCTCGATCTGAAAGTGCTGGACGTGAAAGTACTAGAGGTGAAAGTATAAGAGGTGAAAGTGTAAGAGGTGAAAGTGTAAGAGACGAAAGTGTAAGAGACGAAAGTGTAAGAGTCGAAAGTGTAAGAGTCGAAAGTGTAAGGGGTGAAAGTACCCTGCGTATAAGTCTAAGAGATGAAAGTGCAAGACGTGGAAGCgcaaataaagaaaatacagTTTCAAAAGGGGAAAAACATATCTATGTGTGTGATTCAAACAAAAGGAAGAGTAAGAATGACGCTCATGATAGTATGTATAAGGGAGAAACGAGAAGTAATAACTCAAATTATGATACAAacgaaatggaaaaaaaaggcaaagtTCTTGATACGAGACAAGCGCTTGAACCAAACAGAATGCACGAAAGTCATAAAATAGTAGTACTAAATGAACGAGTAAACCAAGTAAGAAACAGAAAAGAGAGTGCACAAAATTATGCTGATGAGATAAGTATTGAGATGGTTGATGTTCATACGGAAGATGGAATAAGAGCTATAAGGACAGGTAGTAACAAAAAGTGctatgaaataaatgaacaaaaaagaaataataaaagaacagAAGACATAACACATATCAAGAGAGACTACGTCAAAGAGGTAGATACATACAGTAAGCAAAGTAGTAGCAATCATATTATAGATGCAGATAAGAGGAAGAGTAAAggtaacaaaataaacaacGTTAATAGAAAAGAAATTGAAAGTAACAAAACTAAGGACGTATATGAAATAGATACATTGAGAAGAGGCGAAAGAGACTATGAGAAAGAGAAAGATACATACAGTAAGCAGAAGAGTAGTGATCATATTACTGATACTTATGAAAGGAAgagtaaaaataacaataaatacgacacatatagaaaaataattgaaaataaagaaatcgATGTTATAAATAGTATAAATGGTGTAAATGATGTAAATGATGTAGTCGAACCAAATGAAAGCACAAAAGACAACATGAAAAGGGAAGGAACGAATAATCAACTGGATAAACATGATCATACTATTGATGCAGATAAGAGGAGGAGTAAAAATGGCAACACGTATGAAGTTCCTAGCaagtatattaaatatgaaaacgATATTGATATGAACGATGTAGACAAATCAAGCAAAAGCAAACCAGACTACGAAGAAGCGGAAGACAATAATAGTCAAGGGCGTAGATGCAGTCTCATCGTTGATGTAAACAAAAGAGAAGGTGAAGAGGTTGAGACATACACTGAAAATACTAGCAGTAGTACTTATATTATAAGTGAAAATAATGAGGGACAGAATGAAGaggataaatataataaaatagataaagcaaaagaagataaaaaaaaagaaatggatGAATTTACTTTAAGAACACATGACTATGTAACTGCTAATGATATAccttatattaataattcaaaatatgtaattagTACAAATACCTCTAACGACAGCATAAAGGATAACTCAAGGAATGATTCAAAGAAAAAGAGCTCGGGTAGTAATAAAAACCTTAaacacattaaaaaattaagggaATTCTTTATAAGTATAGATGAAAAGTCAGATGTATTAAGAAATACCATACATGATAGTGAGGATAGTACAAAAAAGAGTAGTGCACACAAGGAAGTTAGGGAAGAGGCAAATGGAGTGGTAGGTGACGAGACAAGTGGAGTGGTAGGTGAAGAGACAAGTGGAGTGGTAGGTGAAGAGGCAAGTGGAGTGGTAGGTGAAGAGACAAGTGGAGTGGTAGGTGAAGAGACAAGTGGAGTGGTAGGTGAAGAGGCAAGTGGAGTGGTAGGTGAAGAGACAAGTGGAGTGGTAGGTGAAGAGACAAGTGGAGTGGTAGGTGAAGAGACAAGTGGAGTGGTAGGTGAAGAGGCAAGTGAAGTGATAGGTGAAGAGGCAAGTAGAGTGGTAAACGAAGCAGTAAACGAAACGTCAAACCAAATGACTGTTGGAATATCAAACGAAGATGCAAGGgaacaatttaaaaattatgagtTTAAAAACCTAAAGGGGCGATACAAATTTGAGACGAGTATGAATGAGTGCGAAGTAAAGAAACTGCAACAAAATGTAAAAGAGGAGCTTAAAGAtctatttgaaaaaaatataaaaaaaaatagtttaaaagagaaatttgaaaattatgtaaatgtacAAGTAAACAATGGGGATAGTGAAAATCCATTTGACAAAGCCAGATACCGGCGTGATAACATAAAAGATTCATTAATGAGAAATTTAGAAATGAGGAGTAACGAAGGAAGGGCAGGGCATCAAACAAATGAATCAGAAGAGGGAGAAAATGAAGATATAATGATGAAGGAACAAATGTTTGAATATACAAGGCACAGAACTAACGCGGACGTATTGAGT tATTCGACTGAAATGAGTAACAGAGAAATAAGGAAGCTCAAGAAGTGGAAA tCCCACATGATATCGAAGAAACAAGAGGACGACTGGCTTTCGTCAGACGTTCTTATGTCTtgttttttgaattttataaaattaaaaaagtatgtaaatataacagAGTTATCAGTTAAGTTCCAAACAACAACGGAG gatatacaaaaaaagctGGAAGAGCTCGAAGAACAAGATATGATTAACGGCGTATTAGACGAAAATgggaattatatatatttgtcaCAAGAGGAGATTAATAAGCTATGTTTCGAAATACAGTCGAACGGGAAAGTAAATACGCGTGAAGATTTTGTGAAAATTTGTAATAAAGTTATATCATTAAGTGTTAATGATAAG GACGTGGAAAAGTTgaaagaagaagaggaaaaaataattaaagccAAAACGGAAATATTCTAA